The Dehalococcoidia bacterium DNA window CCAGCGCGATGCCGACCGAGATTGCCACGATGATCACGACCTGCGTGAGATAGCGCGTCTCGGCCCAGGTAGGCCATGTTACCTTCCTGAGCTCCGCATAGATGTCCTCGACGAACGACGGCACGCGCAGGCCGCGGCG harbors:
- the secE gene encoding preprotein translocase subunit SecE — its product is RRGLRVPSFVEDIYAELRKVTWPTWAETRYLTQVVIIVAISVGIALGVIDIFFNWLIDRLLLQ